In a single window of the Dreissena polymorpha isolate Duluth1 chromosome 3, UMN_Dpol_1.0, whole genome shotgun sequence genome:
- the LOC127870956 gene encoding uncharacterized protein LOC127870956, producing the protein MDYVGILIIIVTLFAGGKCGINNGLHPRVSAGNLLQTEKISTFLRTCRATERDVGPCPCVSGLAVCRVTKCCRTRFDILQVPERITFPPIRFDPRPDPDPFERIREIGRQLPGVGR; encoded by the exons ATGGATTATGTTGGCATACTTATAATAATTGTCACGTTATTTGCTGGAG GTAAATGTGGGATTAATAACGGACTACATCCACGTGTGTCGGCCGGAAACCTGCTGCAAACTG AAAAAATTTCCACATTTCTACGAACATGTCGGGCCACGGAGCGGGACGTGGGTCCGTGCCCATGTGTGTCGGGTTTAGCCGTGTGTCGAGTGACCAAGTGCTGCCGGACGAGATTTGATATAT TGCAAGTGCCAGAGAGGATCACCTTTCCGCCAATCAGGTTTGATCCCCGACCCGATCCCGACCCCTTTGAACGAATACGCGAGATTGGACGGCAGCTTCCTGGCGTCGGACGCTAA